The following are encoded in a window of Solidesulfovibrio magneticus RS-1 genomic DNA:
- the smpB gene encoding SsrA-binding protein SmpB, with translation MAAKESGEKLVALNKKARHLYEFLEKYEAGLVLMGSEVKSLRLGRISFKDGYVKFQDGEAFMIGVHIAPYENAGYAGHEPERPRKLLLHAAEINAMRVKVEQKGLTVVPVRVYFKNGRAKVEIALARGKKVFDRRDDLKSRDLDRDAARELARH, from the coding sequence ATGGCTGCGAAAGAATCGGGCGAAAAACTTGTCGCCCTCAATAAAAAAGCCCGCCACCTCTACGAATTCCTGGAAAAATACGAGGCCGGCCTGGTGCTCATGGGTTCCGAGGTGAAGTCCCTTCGCCTGGGGCGCATCAGCTTCAAGGACGGCTACGTGAAGTTCCAGGACGGCGAGGCGTTTATGATCGGCGTGCACATCGCGCCCTACGAAAACGCCGGCTACGCCGGCCACGAACCCGAGCGGCCGCGAAAACTCCTGCTCCATGCGGCGGAAATAAACGCCATGCGGGTCAAGGTGGAACAAAAAGGGCTGACCGTGGTCCCGGTGCGGGTGTATTTCAAAAACGGCCGGGCCAAGGTCGAAATCGCCCTGGCGCGCGGCAAGAAGGTCTTCGACCGCCGCGACGACCTCAAGTCCCGGGACCTCGACCGCGACGCCGCCCGGGAGCTGGCGCGACATTAA
- a CDS encoding glycosyltransferase family 2 protein gives MSQAAASPTLTIVIPVYNAEQSIGRLVDALVAQPPLPGTDVVLVNDGSRDGSHRECLACCDRHPGRVTYLRLARNFGEHGAVMAGLCQAGGDYVVVMDDDFQNPPHEAARLVETAVAGGFDVVYGAFREKCHGTLRNWGSAFNDRVATWLLGKPRHLYLSSFKCLSRFLVERIIAYAGPSPYVDGLILRVTDNIAQIDVEHCPRRAGRSGYTLWKLIRLWLTMFVNFSVAPLRLSAVLGLGVSAFGLLMAGWSLLEKLLGLDVPTGWTTLYVTVVIFAGIQLVMLGLLGEYVGRGLLEANRAPQFVVREVHGGGRPPAREPRRW, from the coding sequence ATGAGCCAAGCCGCAGCATCGCCCACCCTGACCATCGTCATTCCCGTCTACAACGCCGAACAATCCATCGGCCGGCTGGTGGACGCCCTGGTCGCCCAACCGCCGCTGCCCGGAACCGATGTGGTGCTGGTCAACGACGGCAGCCGCGACGGCAGCCACCGGGAATGCCTGGCCTGCTGCGACCGCCATCCCGGACGCGTCACCTATCTGCGCCTGGCCCGCAATTTCGGCGAGCATGGTGCGGTCATGGCCGGATTGTGCCAGGCCGGGGGCGATTATGTCGTGGTCATGGACGACGACTTCCAAAATCCCCCCCACGAGGCGGCCCGGCTGGTGGAAACCGCCGTGGCCGGCGGCTTTGATGTGGTTTACGGCGCTTTTCGCGAGAAGTGCCACGGCACCCTGCGCAACTGGGGCAGCGCGTTCAACGACCGGGTGGCCACCTGGCTGCTCGGCAAACCGCGCCATCTCTATCTCTCCAGCTTCAAGTGCCTGTCCCGGTTCCTGGTCGAGCGCATCATCGCCTACGCCGGCCCCTCTCCCTATGTGGACGGCCTGATCCTGCGGGTCACCGACAACATCGCCCAGATCGACGTGGAGCACTGTCCCCGCCGGGCCGGCCGTTCGGGCTACACCCTGTGGAAGCTCATCCGGCTGTGGCTGACCATGTTCGTCAATTTTTCCGTGGCCCCACTGCGCCTGTCCGCTGTGTTGGGCCTTGGCGTCAGCGCCTTTGGGCTGCTCATGGCCGGGTGGAGCCTGCTGGAAAAGCTGCTTGGCCTGGATGTGCCCACGGGCTGGACCACGCTCTACGTCACGGTGGTCATCTTCGCCGGCATCCAGCTCGTCATGCTTGGGCTGCTTGGCGAATACGTCGGCCGGGGACTCCTTGAGGCCAACCGCGCCCCGCAGTTCGTGGTGCGCGAGGTCCACGGCGGCGGCCGTCCCCCGGCCCGGGAGCCGCGTCGGTGGTAG
- a CDS encoding PTS system mannose/fructose/sorbose family transporter subunit IID, which yields MRARTLVSCFLRCYLIGAAFNTRGLQHVGLAYAMEPGLARLYPDPAQRDAVFERYLKLYNTHFFWTPLLVGLFLSLEEKIAQGLVPAEMLDNVKTTTAFTLSAIGDTFFSASVMGLWGLSAACLAADGRYGLLAGLTAVLFLTVQAFKALTFRAGYREGFQVLRRLKRWDLVNLGRRVKVANAVLLSLFWVLARPRGETGSPLADAALIGILAAWAATRPSVSREAALLALAAGWVLARSMWPA from the coding sequence TTGCGCGCGCGCACGCTTGTCAGCTGCTTTCTGCGCTGCTACCTGATCGGCGCGGCGTTCAACACGCGCGGCCTGCAGCACGTGGGGCTGGCTTACGCCATGGAACCGGGACTGGCCCGGCTCTATCCCGACCCGGCCCAGCGCGACGCCGTGTTCGAGCGCTACCTCAAGCTCTACAACACGCACTTTTTCTGGACCCCCTTGCTCGTGGGGCTTTTCTTGTCCCTGGAGGAGAAGATCGCCCAGGGCCTTGTGCCGGCGGAAATGCTTGACAACGTCAAGACCACGACGGCATTCACCCTCTCCGCCATAGGCGACACGTTTTTTTCGGCCAGCGTCATGGGTCTTTGGGGGCTTTCGGCCGCCTGCCTGGCCGCCGACGGGCGTTACGGACTCTTGGCCGGCCTCACCGCCGTCCTGTTCCTGACTGTCCAGGCCTTCAAGGCGCTGACCTTTCGCGCCGGCTACCGCGAGGGCTTCCAGGTGCTGCGCCGCCTCAAGCGCTGGGATCTGGTCAACCTGGGCCGACGGGTCAAGGTGGCCAACGCCGTGCTGTTGTCGCTTTTCTGGGTGCTGGCCCGGCCCCGGGGCGAGACCGGCTCGCCCTTGGCCGACGCGGCGCTCATCGGCATCCTGGCCGCCTGGGCCGCCACGCGGCCGTCGGTGTCCCGGGAAGCGGCGCTTTTGGCCCTGGCCGCCGGCTGGGTGCTGGCCCGCTCCATGTGGCCGGCCTAG
- a CDS encoding TIGR04282 family arsenosugar biosynthesis glycosyltransferase produces the protein MAAVSLHILAKAPLPGLVKTRLAAVCGDELALAAYRAMAGNVFRAALASGLPATVHFAPGNARAAMETLCGPGFQLSPQAPGDLGARMAAALAGALTAGDAAALLIGADLPLLTPELLGKAAKALEEKPAVLGPAADGGYWLIGFTREGFTPEVFADMPWSTAAVAGLTRARLAAAGRDAAELATLPDCDEAADLARLAGPPWRQALGGTPFGQFLDAAPAGLFDQNRANR, from the coding sequence GTGGCGGCCGTATCGCTGCATATCCTGGCCAAGGCCCCGCTGCCCGGGCTGGTCAAGACCCGGCTGGCCGCCGTGTGCGGCGACGAACTGGCCTTGGCGGCCTACCGGGCCATGGCCGGCAACGTCTTTCGCGCCGCCCTGGCCTCGGGCCTGCCGGCCACGGTCCATTTCGCCCCGGGAAACGCCCGGGCGGCCATGGAAACCCTGTGCGGCCCGGGATTTCAGCTTTCGCCCCAAGCCCCGGGCGATCTCGGGGCGCGCATGGCCGCCGCCCTGGCCGGGGCGCTCACGGCCGGCGACGCGGCCGCCCTGCTTATTGGCGCGGACCTGCCCCTTCTCACCCCGGAGCTGCTGGGTAAGGCCGCCAAGGCCCTGGAGGAAAAGCCGGCCGTGCTGGGGCCGGCCGCAGACGGCGGCTACTGGCTCATCGGCTTCACCCGGGAGGGATTTACGCCCGAGGTTTTCGCGGACATGCCCTGGAGCACCGCCGCCGTGGCCGGGCTGACCCGGGCGCGTCTGGCCGCGGCCGGCCGGGACGCGGCCGAGCTGGCGACCCTGCCCGACTGCGACGAGGCGGCCGATCTGGCCCGGCTGGCCGGCCCGCCCTGGCGGCAGGCCCTTGGCGGCACGCCCTTTGGCCAATTTCTGGACGCGGCCCCGGCCGGGCTATTTGACCAAAATCGCGCCAACCGTTAG
- a CDS encoding FAD-binding oxidoreductase: MSPTPTLPADVRRALENIFPGDAAVFSPEEMFVYGVDASRRHALPSAVVRPENLEQVRALLALAQEHRLPVLPRGRGTNTVGDCTPVAGGVVVSTARLARILDIDADDFVAVVEPGVVTADLQAEAAKKRLFYAPDPASVKFSTIGGNVATCAGGMRAVKYGVTRDHVLGLTAVLPGGEVVHCGRRTHKNVVGLDLVRLFCGSEGTLGVITELTVKLLPLPAATATLALAFANVDAALTAAGDVFRAGILPTALEFMAREAMAAVAAISPVPWPETAGAALIIRLDGSPEALAADLALLEAATRPAGPVWSRRAATPEDEEAVWEPRRLLNPASFKAAPDKISDDVTVPRGQLRAAAAGIRSVADELSLKILLFGHVGDGNLHVNIMHDAANADERARAQTARERILSLALSLGGTLSGEHGVGLSKLPFLDRQLSPIERGLMARIKAAFDPYGIMNPGKAY, translated from the coding sequence ATGAGCCCCACCCCGACCCTGCCCGCCGACGTCCGCCGCGCCCTGGAAAACATCTTCCCCGGCGACGCCGCCGTTTTCAGCCCGGAAGAAATGTTCGTCTACGGCGTCGACGCCTCGCGCCGCCACGCCCTGCCCTCGGCCGTGGTGCGCCCCGAAAACCTGGAACAGGTCCGGGCGCTTCTGGCCCTGGCCCAGGAGCATCGCCTGCCCGTGCTGCCGCGCGGCCGGGGCACCAACACCGTGGGCGACTGCACCCCGGTGGCCGGCGGCGTCGTCGTCTCCACGGCGCGCCTTGCCCGCATCCTGGACATCGACGCCGACGACTTCGTGGCCGTGGTCGAACCCGGCGTGGTCACGGCCGATCTCCAGGCCGAGGCGGCCAAAAAGCGCCTCTTCTACGCCCCGGACCCGGCCAGCGTGAAATTTTCCACCATAGGCGGCAACGTGGCCACCTGCGCCGGCGGCATGCGGGCCGTCAAGTACGGCGTCACCCGCGACCACGTGCTGGGGCTCACCGCCGTGCTGCCCGGCGGCGAAGTCGTCCACTGCGGCCGGCGCACCCATAAAAACGTCGTGGGCCTTGACCTTGTCCGCCTCTTTTGCGGCTCCGAGGGGACGCTGGGGGTCATCACCGAGCTGACGGTCAAGCTCCTGCCCCTGCCTGCCGCCACGGCCACCCTGGCCCTGGCCTTTGCCAACGTGGACGCGGCGCTTACCGCCGCCGGCGACGTGTTTCGGGCCGGCATCCTGCCCACCGCCCTGGAATTCATGGCCCGGGAGGCCATGGCCGCCGTGGCCGCCATCAGCCCCGTGCCCTGGCCCGAAACGGCCGGCGCGGCCCTTATCATCCGCCTGGACGGTTCCCCCGAGGCCCTGGCCGCCGATCTGGCCCTGCTCGAAGCCGCCACCAGGCCGGCCGGGCCGGTCTGGAGCCGCCGGGCCGCCACCCCCGAAGACGAGGAAGCCGTCTGGGAGCCGCGCCGGCTGCTCAACCCGGCCTCCTTCAAGGCCGCCCCGGACAAGATCAGCGACGACGTCACCGTGCCGCGCGGCCAGCTTCGGGCCGCCGCCGCCGGTATCCGGTCCGTGGCCGACGAACTGTCCCTCAAGATTCTGCTGTTCGGCCATGTGGGCGACGGCAACCTCCACGTCAACATCATGCACGACGCCGCCAATGCCGACGAGCGCGCCAGGGCGCAGACCGCCCGGGAACGCATCCTGTCCCTGGCCCTGTCCCTGGGCGGCACGCTGTCGGGCGAGCACGGCGTGGGCCTGTCCAAGCTGCCTTTCCTCGACCGCCAGCTTTCCCCCATCGAGCGCGGGCTCATGGCTCGGATCAAGGCCGCCTTCGACCCCTACGGCATCATGAACCCCGGCAAGGCCTACTAG
- a CDS encoding TIGR04283 family arsenosugar biosynthesis glycosyltransferase — translation MSPRHHPSPLFSVIVPVLDEARRINGVIDNIHAAGYGTPLEIVVVDGDPASGTIRAIDREGVTGLTARPGRGSQQNAGAAVARGEYLLFLHADTRLPAGAFAEAARLLETQAELAAFSLAIRSEKWLLRAIAAAATWRSKLCSLPYGDQALCLRRDLFTAMGGFCDIPVMEDVELVRCLRRAGGRVAVSPLRVTTSARRWLAEGPLFATARNLALLAGYTLGVAPDRLARFYPPRPIPPAHGPGPAGGR, via the coding sequence ATGTCGCCGCGCCATCACCCTTCGCCGCTGTTTTCCGTGATCGTTCCCGTGCTGGACGAGGCGCGCCGCATAAACGGCGTCATCGACAACATTCACGCCGCCGGCTACGGCACGCCGCTGGAAATCGTGGTGGTCGACGGCGATCCGGCCAGCGGAACTATCCGGGCCATCGACCGGGAGGGAGTGACGGGACTGACCGCCCGGCCGGGCCGGGGCAGCCAGCAAAACGCCGGCGCGGCCGTGGCCCGGGGCGAATATCTGCTCTTTCTCCACGCCGACACGCGCCTGCCGGCCGGGGCCTTTGCCGAGGCGGCCCGCCTCCTCGAGACCCAGGCGGAACTGGCCGCCTTTTCCCTGGCCATCCGCTCCGAAAAATGGCTCCTGCGGGCCATTGCCGCCGCCGCCACCTGGCGCTCAAAGCTGTGTTCCCTGCCCTACGGCGACCAGGCCCTGTGCCTGCGGCGCGACCTGTTTACGGCCATGGGCGGCTTTTGCGACATCCCGGTCATGGAGGACGTGGAGCTGGTGCGTTGTCTGCGCCGGGCCGGCGGCCGCGTGGCCGTCTCGCCATTGCGGGTGACCACCTCGGCCCGGCGCTGGCTGGCCGAGGGACCGCTTTTCGCCACGGCCCGCAATCTGGCCCTACTGGCCGGTTACACCCTGGGCGTGGCCCCGGACCGGCTGGCCCGGTTCTACCCGCCCCGGCCCATCCCCCCGGCTCACGGCCCCGGTCCGGCCGGCGGGCGCTGA
- a CDS encoding class I SAM-dependent methyltransferase translates to MLEAEYAAMRQAEERHWWYLGLHDQVRRALARCRGLVSGPGRVLDAGCGTGKVLELFADLQPVGLDLSATALSLARGRGDFPLVRASAVTLPFANAAFDVALSLDVLANVPPGEMPKALAELYRVLAPGGALVLNIVAFQALYAEHDRAVGVVRRYRAGEVREMLAGAGFALDILSYSNTLLFPAAALVRLARRRRRSGREPVSDLAALPGPLNAALAAVRRLENAAIVGKALAFPFGLSVFALARKPGPGISGNFQRNAGKGL, encoded by the coding sequence ATGTTGGAAGCCGAATACGCCGCCATGCGCCAGGCCGAGGAACGGCACTGGTGGTACTTGGGCCTGCACGATCAGGTCCGCCGGGCGCTGGCCCGCTGTCGGGGGCTGGTGTCCGGCCCGGGCCGGGTCCTGGACGCCGGCTGCGGCACGGGCAAGGTGCTGGAGCTTTTCGCCGATTTGCAGCCCGTGGGCCTCGACCTGTCGGCCACGGCCCTGTCTCTGGCCCGAGGGCGCGGCGATTTTCCCCTGGTCCGGGCCTCGGCCGTGACCCTGCCCTTTGCCAACGCCGCCTTTGACGTGGCCCTGTCCCTGGACGTGCTGGCCAACGTGCCGCCGGGCGAGATGCCCAAGGCCCTGGCCGAGCTGTATCGTGTGCTGGCCCCGGGCGGGGCGCTTGTTCTCAATATCGTGGCGTTTCAGGCGCTTTACGCCGAGCACGACCGGGCCGTGGGCGTGGTGCGGCGCTACCGGGCTGGCGAGGTTCGGGAAATGCTCGCCGGGGCCGGTTTTGCCCTGGACATTTTGTCCTATTCCAATACGCTTTTATTCCCGGCCGCCGCCCTGGTGCGGCTGGCCCGCAGGCGTCGCCGGTCCGGCCGCGAACCGGTTTCCGACCTGGCCGCGCTGCCCGGACCGCTCAACGCCGCCCTGGCTGCCGTGCGGCGTCTCGAAAACGCCGCCATTGTGGGCAAGGCCCTGGCCTTCCCCTTTGGCCTGTCCGTTTTCGCCCTGGCCCGCAAGCCCGGCCCGGGCATTTCCGGCAACTTCCAACGCAACGCCGGCAAGGGGTTATGA
- a CDS encoding HPr family phosphocarrier protein — translation MTEPTLAAPLSGADDILAEADGFVLRVRVANEQGLHARPAAKLAQEAQKYDCDIQVRQDGGAAVDAKSILDILTMAAGQGCELELRAVGPDAALALGRLGELFRNRFR, via the coding sequence ATGACCGAGCCGACCCTTGCCGCCCCCTTGTCCGGGGCCGACGACATCCTGGCCGAAGCCGACGGTTTCGTGCTGCGCGTGCGCGTGGCCAACGAACAGGGCCTGCACGCCCGCCCGGCCGCCAAGCTGGCCCAGGAAGCCCAGAAATACGACTGCGACATCCAGGTGCGTCAGGACGGCGGCGCAGCCGTGGACGCCAAGAGCATTCTCGATATCCTCACCATGGCCGCCGGCCAGGGCTGCGAACTGGAACTGCGCGCCGTCGGCCCCGACGCCGCCCTGGCCCTTGGGCGCCTGGGCGAACTTTTCCGCAACCGCTTCCGCTGA
- the ptsP gene encoding phosphoenolpyruvate--protein phosphotransferase, translating into MATLKGIPVSAGISIGRAFFLNRSGAGPLPRQTLPEALVGPEMVRLDRAIEQFAQEIEQARERIPADLREHALIIDSHLMILKDPKLSGVAKRYIQTLGINAEWALDKAVADLEKAFEALDDQYFRDRIQDVRTVSGRVQARLAGQTAEIRAIESRVVLMAHDVSPADTASLETDKIMALVTVQGGKTSHTGILARTLGIPAVVGVTELEREVRDGDLVVVDGLRGVVVLSPAEEELARLSDLKYQFEAYQAGIMRGCHLPGETIDGYRLKVKANIEMLEEVPTVVNNGGEGIGLYRTEYSYMNRAKLPTEEELYQEYLDLATIMSPRRVTLRTLDAGADKFVSTLGSLDERNPALGLRAIRLCMHHRDIFMTQLRAMLRASVAGNISVMFPMISGLREIRQAKAMLAEARAQLRQEGHRFNADLPVGIMMELPSAVMIAEILAREVDFFSIGTNDLIQYSLGIDRTNRYVSHMYQPLHPAVVRSIKHVVDAAHQAGIEVSLCGEMASDPFCVPILMGMQIDCISLTPQAIPGIKRIIRQATMDDCKNLLKLVLESPSVTRTNALVQETIFRQFPDELMFYSSLLDREESPAH; encoded by the coding sequence ATGGCAACCCTCAAAGGCATCCCCGTCTCGGCCGGCATCTCCATCGGACGGGCCTTTTTCTTAAACCGCTCCGGGGCCGGCCCCCTGCCCCGCCAGACCCTGCCCGAAGCCCTGGTCGGGCCGGAAATGGTCCGCCTGGATCGCGCCATCGAGCAGTTCGCCCAGGAAATCGAACAGGCTCGGGAGCGCATCCCGGCCGACCTGCGCGAACATGCGCTCATTATCGACTCCCACCTCATGATCCTGAAAGACCCCAAACTTTCGGGAGTCGCCAAACGCTACATCCAGACCCTGGGCATCAACGCCGAATGGGCCCTGGACAAGGCCGTGGCCGATCTGGAAAAGGCCTTCGAGGCCCTGGACGACCAGTATTTCCGCGACCGCATCCAGGACGTGCGCACCGTCTCGGGCCGCGTCCAGGCTAGGCTCGCCGGCCAGACCGCCGAGATACGGGCCATCGAGAGCCGGGTGGTGCTCATGGCCCACGACGTCTCCCCGGCCGACACGGCGTCGCTGGAGACCGACAAGATCATGGCCCTGGTCACGGTCCAGGGCGGCAAGACCTCCCACACCGGCATCCTGGCCCGGACGCTTGGCATCCCGGCCGTGGTCGGCGTCACCGAACTCGAACGCGAGGTGCGCGACGGCGACCTCGTGGTGGTGGACGGACTGCGCGGCGTGGTGGTGCTGTCCCCGGCCGAGGAGGAGCTGGCCCGGCTCTCCGACCTCAAGTACCAGTTCGAGGCCTACCAGGCCGGCATCATGCGCGGCTGCCACCTGCCCGGCGAAACCATCGACGGCTACCGGCTCAAGGTCAAAGCCAACATCGAGATGCTTGAGGAAGTGCCCACCGTGGTCAACAACGGCGGCGAGGGCATTGGGCTGTACCGCACCGAATACTCCTACATGAACCGGGCCAAGCTGCCCACGGAAGAAGAACTTTACCAGGAATACCTGGACCTTGCCACGATCATGTCGCCGCGCCGGGTGACCCTTCGCACCCTGGACGCCGGGGCCGACAAGTTCGTCTCCACCCTGGGCAGCCTGGACGAGCGCAACCCGGCCCTGGGGCTGCGGGCCATCCGCCTGTGCATGCACCACCGCGACATCTTCATGACCCAGCTGCGGGCCATGCTGCGGGCGTCGGTTGCCGGCAACATTTCGGTGATGTTCCCCATGATCTCCGGGCTGCGGGAAATCCGGCAGGCCAAGGCCATGCTGGCCGAGGCCCGGGCCCAGCTGCGCCAGGAAGGCCACCGCTTCAACGCCGATCTGCCGGTCGGCATCATGATGGAGCTGCCCTCGGCCGTGATGATCGCCGAAATCCTGGCCCGGGAGGTCGATTTCTTCAGCATCGGCACCAATGACCTCATCCAGTATTCCCTGGGCATCGACCGCACCAACCGGTACGTGTCCCACATGTACCAGCCCCTGCATCCGGCCGTGGTGCGCAGCATCAAGCACGTGGTCGACGCCGCCCACCAGGCCGGCATCGAAGTGAGCCTGTGCGGCGAAATGGCTTCCGACCCCTTTTGCGTGCCCATCCTCATGGGCATGCAGATCGACTGCATCAGCTTGACCCCCCAGGCCATACCGGGCATCAAGCGGATCATTCGCCAGGCCACCATGGACGATTGCAAAAATCTGCTTAAATTGGTTCTGGAAAGCCCGTCCGTGACCCGGACCAACGCCCTGGTCCAGGAAACCATCTTCCGGCAGTTCCCGGACGAGCTGATGTTCTATTCCTCCCTGCTTGACCGGGAGGAATCCCCGGCCCATTGA